In the Chlamydiales bacterium STE3 genome, one interval contains:
- a CDS encoding hypothetical protein (Product derived from UniProtKB/Swiss-Prot:P72702;Uncharacterized protein slr0245), with translation MKENLKCRFNIVLDAKYQEHLTGKNHPETPERTLAIQEALKNANLFSPEEIIHPKLAKIEDILLCHTPEYVSIIQNDVQHCRHLLINDGSYTLTTGDVQICSSSLEIALLAVGGVIEATDKILQNEIDTAFCVVRPPGHHACSNKGMGFCLFNNVAVAAKHALIRHRINKVLIVDWDVHHGNGTQAIFADDPSVFYFSTHQWPLFPGTGRVEDQGLGNIMNRPISPGALSRIAVLNAFQKDLAEAMEQFQPELIFISAGFDAHYLDPLGGMNLTEKDFGELTRIVKNIAKHYSKGKVISVLEGGYNLNALALSSLEHVKALREDI, from the coding sequence GTTTTAGACGCTAAGTACCAGGAGCACCTCACAGGGAAAAACCACCCCGAAACTCCGGAAAGAACCCTAGCAATTCAGGAGGCATTAAAAAACGCAAATTTATTTTCTCCTGAAGAAATTATCCATCCTAAATTAGCAAAAATTGAAGATATTCTTCTTTGCCATACGCCAGAATATGTTAGTATCATTCAGAATGATGTTCAACACTGCAGACATTTATTGATCAACGATGGTTCTTACACTTTAACTACAGGCGATGTGCAAATTTGTTCTTCATCATTAGAAATTGCATTACTCGCAGTAGGTGGAGTGATTGAAGCTACGGATAAAATCTTGCAAAACGAAATTGATACAGCCTTTTGTGTGGTCAGACCCCCCGGTCACCACGCCTGCTCGAATAAGGGAATGGGATTTTGCCTATTCAATAATGTGGCCGTTGCAGCAAAACATGCGCTAATTCGACACAGAATTAATAAAGTGCTTATCGTGGATTGGGATGTTCACCATGGAAACGGAACTCAAGCAATTTTTGCTGATGACCCTTCTGTATTCTATTTTAGCACCCATCAATGGCCCCTTTTTCCGGGTACCGGTAGAGTTGAAGATCAGGGATTAGGAAATATCATGAATCGGCCAATCTCTCCTGGCGCTCTTTCACGCATTGCTGTTTTGAATGCATTTCAAAAAGACCTCGCTGAAGCTATGGAGCAATTCCAACCAGAACTGATCTTTATTTCGGCCGGCTTTGATGCTCATTATTTAGATCCTCTTGGGGGAATGAATCTGACAGAAAAAGATTTTGGGGAGCTCACAAGGATAGTGAAGAACATTGCAAAGCATTACTCAAAGGGCAAGGTAATTTCCGTTTTAGAAGGAGGTTACAACTTAAACGCATTAGCA